Proteins from a single region of Paraburkholderia sp. PGU19:
- a CDS encoding crotonase/enoyl-CoA hydratase family protein, whose protein sequence is MNLQNHHACRPFLEAGKLSQISAYYEEERNVMWMMLRAQPRPCFNLELVHDILELARAARESNVRIDFWVTGSVIPTMFNVGGDLSFFADAIRGGRRQELMAYARACVDCVHAAARGFDTGAISIAMVEGSALGGGFEAALAHHFVLAQNDARMGFPEIAFNLFPGMGGYSLVARKAGMRLAEELIGGGESHTAEWYESRGLVDHLFEPGEAYIATRTFIDTLRPKLNGIRAMVRARQRVLQLSRAELMEITEDWVQSAFTIEEKDLAFMERLVMLQNRRASNLRPAAMNVA, encoded by the coding sequence ATGAATCTGCAAAACCATCACGCCTGCCGTCCGTTCCTCGAAGCTGGCAAGCTGTCGCAAATCTCCGCGTATTACGAAGAAGAGCGCAACGTCATGTGGATGATGTTGCGCGCGCAACCGCGTCCATGCTTCAACCTCGAACTGGTGCACGACATTCTCGAACTCGCGCGAGCCGCGCGCGAATCCAATGTGCGCATCGATTTTTGGGTGACAGGCTCCGTGATTCCGACGATGTTCAACGTCGGCGGCGATCTCAGCTTTTTTGCCGACGCAATCCGTGGAGGCCGCCGCCAGGAATTGATGGCGTATGCGCGCGCCTGTGTCGATTGCGTGCATGCGGCGGCGCGCGGCTTCGACACGGGCGCGATTTCGATTGCGATGGTGGAGGGCAGCGCGCTCGGTGGCGGTTTTGAAGCGGCGCTCGCGCATCATTTCGTGCTCGCGCAGAACGACGCGCGGATGGGCTTTCCGGAGATCGCCTTCAACCTGTTCCCGGGCATGGGCGGCTATTCGCTCGTTGCGCGCAAGGCAGGCATGCGTCTCGCGGAAGAACTGATCGGCGGCGGCGAATCGCACACGGCCGAGTGGTACGAAAGCCGCGGCCTCGTCGATCATCTGTTCGAGCCGGGCGAGGCGTATATCGCGACGCGCACCTTCATCGACACGTTGCGCCCCAAGCTCAATGGCATCCGCGCGATGGTGCGGGCGCGTCAGCGCGTGCTGCAGCTGTCGCGGGCCGAACTGATGGAAATTACGGAGGATTGGGTGCAGTCCGCGTTCACGATCGAGGAGAAGGATCTCGCCTTCATGGAGCGGCTCGTGATGCTGCAAAACCGCCGCGCGAGCAATCTGCGCCCGGCTGCGATGAACGTTGCGTAA
- the treA gene encoding alpha,alpha-trehalase TreA: MQRAARSSAPPLRRRTAVRAVAFSSFVLLAGFARIASADTQVGGRLPPPPDKLYGDLFVAVQTQQIYPDQKTFVDALPKADPATILQAYETQKSQPNFSLKNFVDQYFTPPSEPVITPPPNQSLRDHINWLWPELTRTTTTAPPYSSLIPMPKPYVVPGGRFREGYYWDTYFTMLGLQESGHEDLVDNMLDNFAYMIDTYGHIPNGNRTYYLSRSQPPFFSYMVELAAKVEGGRVYQKYLPAMRKEYAYWMQGASTTKPGDATRNVVVLPDKTVLNRYWDELDTPRDESYLEDVQTAQQATGRAPNEVYRDLRATAESGWDFSSRWFGDNMNLTTVRTTAIIPVDLNSLMFHLETTIARGCSETRDFSCVVQFIGKAAKRAEGINRYLWNSKGYYGDYDWKLAKPRDNQTPAMLYPLFAGAAWPDRAQKTANVVAGVLLKPGGLTTSTYETTQQWDAPNGWAPLHWIAIEGLRRYGRSDLAQQIGTRFLADVKNVYAKEQKLVEKYVVEGSGTGGGGGGEYPLQDGFGWTNGVTLKLLDLYAPGE; the protein is encoded by the coding sequence ATGCAACGCGCGGCGCGTTCATCCGCGCCGCCTCTGCGCAGGCGAACCGCCGTCCGCGCTGTTGCGTTTTCAAGCTTTGTGCTGCTGGCAGGGTTCGCGCGCATCGCGAGCGCCGATACGCAGGTGGGCGGCAGGTTGCCGCCGCCGCCCGACAAGTTGTATGGCGACCTGTTCGTCGCCGTGCAGACCCAGCAGATCTATCCCGACCAGAAGACCTTCGTCGACGCGCTGCCGAAAGCGGACCCCGCAACGATCCTGCAGGCCTACGAAACGCAGAAGAGCCAGCCGAACTTCTCGCTGAAAAATTTCGTCGACCAGTACTTCACGCCACCTTCCGAGCCGGTGATCACGCCGCCGCCGAACCAGTCGCTGCGCGATCACATCAACTGGCTGTGGCCCGAACTCACGCGCACGACGACGACGGCACCGCCGTACAGCTCGCTGATTCCGATGCCCAAGCCCTATGTCGTGCCGGGCGGGCGCTTTCGCGAGGGCTACTACTGGGACACCTATTTCACGATGCTGGGCTTGCAGGAGTCGGGACATGAAGATCTCGTCGACAACATGCTCGACAACTTCGCGTACATGATCGACACGTATGGCCACATTCCGAACGGCAACCGGACTTACTATCTGAGCCGCTCGCAGCCGCCGTTCTTCTCGTACATGGTCGAGCTTGCGGCAAAGGTCGAAGGCGGGCGCGTCTATCAGAAGTATTTGCCGGCGATGCGCAAGGAATACGCGTACTGGATGCAGGGCGCGTCGACGACGAAGCCGGGCGATGCGACGCGCAATGTCGTCGTGTTGCCGGACAAGACCGTGCTGAACCGCTATTGGGACGAACTCGACACGCCGCGCGACGAGTCGTATCTCGAAGACGTGCAGACGGCGCAGCAGGCAACCGGCCGCGCGCCGAACGAGGTCTACCGCGATCTGCGCGCGACGGCGGAAAGCGGCTGGGACTTCAGCTCGCGCTGGTTCGGCGACAACATGAATCTAACGACCGTTCGCACGACCGCCATCATCCCCGTCGATCTGAACAGCCTGATGTTCCATCTGGAGACGACCATCGCGCGCGGTTGTTCGGAGACGCGGGATTTCAGCTGTGTCGTGCAGTTCATTGGCAAGGCGGCGAAGCGTGCCGAAGGCATCAACCGGTATCTGTGGAATAGCAAAGGTTACTACGGCGATTACGACTGGAAGCTCGCGAAGCCGCGTGACAACCAGACGCCCGCGATGCTGTATCCGCTGTTTGCGGGCGCCGCGTGGCCCGATCGGGCGCAGAAGACGGCAAACGTCGTCGCGGGCGTGCTGCTCAAGCCGGGCGGCCTGACGACCTCGACCTACGAAACGACCCAGCAATGGGACGCGCCGAACGGCTGGGCGCCGCTGCACTGGATCGCGATCGAAGGGTTGCGGCGGTATGGGCGCAGCGATCTCGCGCAGCAGATTGGCACGCGCTTTCTCGCGGATGTGAAGAACGTTTATGCGAAGGAGCAGAAGCTGGTTGAGAAGTATGTCGTCGAAGGGTCGGGGACGGGCGGCGGAGGGGGCGGTGAGTATCCGTTGCAGGATGGGTTTGGGTGGACCAATGGCGTGACGTTGAAGTTGCTGGATCTGTATGCGCCAGGCGAGTGA
- a CDS encoding aldo/keto reductase: MRYNQLGRTGVFVSELCLGTMTFGGTGGIWQHIGDLQQSDAERLIGRAIDAGINFIDTADVYSSGVSEQITGQALENLKVPRDSVVVATKVFGQTGDFANARGASRYHIMDGIKASLQRLQLEHVDLYQIHGFDPATPIEETLRALDTLVQHGHVRYVGVSNWAAWQIAKALGISERLGLARFDTLQAYYTIAGRDLERELVPMLQSEGLGLMVWSPLAGGLLSGKYKRDEQGEAGSRRTTFDFPPVNRERAFDCVDAMRTIADAKGVSVAQIALAWLLHQRSVMSVIVGAKRVEQLDDNIAATKVELSAEDLKKLDEVSRLPSEYPGWMLERQGDQRRQQIAETRFGDEV, from the coding sequence ATGCGATACAACCAGCTTGGCCGCACTGGCGTTTTCGTGTCGGAACTGTGCCTCGGCACGATGACCTTCGGCGGCACGGGCGGCATCTGGCAACACATCGGCGATCTGCAGCAGAGTGATGCCGAACGTCTGATCGGCCGCGCGATCGACGCGGGCATCAATTTCATCGACACGGCCGACGTCTACTCGTCCGGCGTCTCCGAGCAGATCACCGGTCAGGCGCTGGAGAACCTGAAAGTGCCGCGCGACAGCGTCGTCGTCGCGACGAAAGTATTCGGTCAGACGGGCGATTTCGCGAATGCGCGCGGCGCATCGCGCTACCACATCATGGACGGCATCAAGGCGAGCTTGCAGCGTTTGCAACTCGAGCATGTCGATCTGTATCAGATACACGGCTTCGATCCCGCCACGCCGATCGAGGAAACGCTGCGCGCGCTCGATACGCTCGTGCAGCACGGCCACGTGCGCTACGTCGGCGTATCGAACTGGGCCGCGTGGCAGATCGCGAAGGCGCTAGGCATTTCGGAACGCCTTGGCCTCGCGCGCTTCGACACGTTGCAGGCGTATTACACGATCGCGGGCCGCGATCTCGAACGCGAACTGGTGCCGATGCTGCAAAGCGAGGGCCTTGGCCTGATGGTATGGAGTCCGCTTGCAGGCGGCTTGCTCAGCGGCAAATACAAGCGTGACGAGCAAGGCGAAGCCGGCAGCCGCCGCACGACATTCGATTTCCCGCCCGTGAACCGCGAGCGTGCGTTCGATTGCGTCGACGCGATGCGCACGATCGCCGATGCGAAGGGCGTGTCGGTCGCGCAGATTGCGCTGGCGTGGCTACTGCATCAACGCTCTGTGATGAGCGTGATCGTCGGCGCGAAGCGGGTCGAGCAACTCGACGACAACATCGCCGCGACGAAGGTTGAACTGAGTGCGGAAGACCTCAAGAAGCTCGACGAAGTGAGCCGCCTGCCGTCCGAGTATCCAGGCTGGATGCTGGAGCGACAGGGCGACCAGCGCCGCCAGCAGATCGCCGAAACGCGCTTTGGCGACGAGGTTTGA
- the pdeR gene encoding cyclic di-GMP phosphodiesterase: MNDDQHDQVLFARFGTSSPCWRLSSDSNALELTPETEDDTATVAIALSGAQAAQIRRLTGVTAHLTMDVRLFGEALRLHLVGKKLNSSTWAGTASAYEDTESVARDLVHGLSFAEQVVSEVNSVVVIVDKNGRIQRFNRLAEELTGMKEEDVVGRSVWALFMSSEAGAASSQNISGFFNQGVAYEVERRVRTVHGERLFLFRNKFVMSGSGVDEQFLICSGTDITEERRAQERLSELANTDSLTGLPNRNAIHDKTRAAIASAAAGESVGILFLDLDNFKKVNDHYGHVFGDRLIQDVSSAVRECLADEDTLARLGGDEFIVLSPVASVGSMEAMAQRILERLRVPFSLGLVEVYTGCSIGIAMFPEHGDSLEALIRAADTAMYVAKDDGKRTYRVFSPEMNRKVAEYMWLDTNLRRGLEEGQLTLHYQPKLSLATGTVYGVEALVRWNSPERGQIMPAAFIRYAEESGLIGPLGRWVMQTAAEQASQWKARGLSLRVAINVSARQLVDTAVVSHFTEALQRAQLDPCLLDIELTESCLIEDEAAAIDLITQFRDLGAQVHLDDFGTGYSSLSQLGRIPLDVIKLDRSFVSSINADRKSQALVRSMVAVAQALQLKVVAEGIETESEELFMKGLGVEYVQGYLYGKPMPAADFERWLHDRQKIRLIA; encoded by the coding sequence ATGAACGACGATCAACACGATCAGGTGCTTTTCGCCCGGTTCGGAACGAGCAGCCCCTGCTGGCGGCTGTCGAGCGACAGCAATGCGCTCGAACTGACGCCCGAAACGGAAGACGACACGGCCACGGTCGCGATTGCCCTATCGGGTGCGCAGGCCGCGCAGATTCGCAGGCTCACGGGCGTCACCGCGCACCTGACCATGGACGTGCGCCTGTTCGGCGAAGCGCTGCGTCTGCATCTGGTCGGCAAGAAGCTCAACAGCAGCACCTGGGCGGGCACGGCGTCCGCGTACGAAGACACCGAATCCGTCGCGCGCGATCTGGTGCACGGGCTGTCGTTCGCCGAGCAGGTCGTGTCGGAAGTCAATTCCGTTGTCGTGATCGTCGACAAGAACGGCCGCATCCAGCGCTTCAACCGGCTCGCCGAAGAACTCACGGGCATGAAGGAAGAAGACGTGGTCGGGCGCAGTGTGTGGGCGCTGTTCATGTCGTCGGAAGCGGGCGCGGCGTCGAGCCAGAACATCTCGGGCTTTTTCAATCAGGGCGTCGCCTATGAAGTCGAGCGGCGCGTGCGCACCGTGCACGGCGAGCGGCTTTTCCTGTTTCGCAACAAGTTCGTGATGAGCGGCAGCGGCGTCGACGAACAGTTTCTGATCTGCTCGGGCACCGACATCACGGAGGAACGCCGCGCGCAGGAGCGTCTGTCGGAACTGGCGAACACCGATTCGCTGACGGGCCTGCCCAACCGCAACGCGATTCACGACAAGACACGCGCGGCCATCGCCAGCGCGGCGGCGGGCGAATCCGTCGGCATCCTGTTTCTCGATCTCGACAACTTCAAGAAGGTCAACGACCACTACGGCCACGTATTCGGCGACCGGCTGATCCAGGATGTGTCGTCGGCGGTGCGCGAGTGCCTCGCCGACGAGGACACGCTCGCGCGGCTGGGCGGCGACGAGTTCATCGTGCTGTCGCCCGTTGCTTCCGTCGGGTCGATGGAAGCGATGGCGCAGCGCATTCTGGAGCGGCTGCGCGTGCCGTTCAGCCTCGGGCTCGTCGAGGTCTACACGGGCTGCTCGATCGGCATCGCGATGTTCCCCGAGCATGGCGACAGCCTCGAAGCGCTGATCCGCGCCGCCGATACCGCCATGTACGTCGCCAAGGACGACGGCAAGCGCACCTATCGCGTGTTCTCGCCGGAGATGAACCGCAAGGTCGCCGAGTACATGTGGCTCGATACGAACTTGCGGCGCGGCCTCGAAGAAGGCCAGTTGACGCTGCACTATCAGCCGAAGCTGTCGCTGGCCACGGGCACCGTGTACGGCGTCGAGGCGCTGGTGCGCTGGAATTCGCCGGAACGCGGGCAGATCATGCCCGCCGCGTTCATTCGCTACGCGGAAGAGTCAGGGCTGATCGGGCCGCTTGGCCGCTGGGTCATGCAGACGGCGGCCGAACAGGCCTCGCAATGGAAGGCGCGCGGTCTGTCGCTGCGCGTGGCGATCAACGTGTCGGCGCGGCAACTGGTGGATACGGCCGTGGTGTCGCATTTCACGGAGGCCTTGCAACGCGCGCAACTCGATCCTTGTCTGCTCGACATCGAGCTGACGGAGAGCTGCCTGATCGAAGACGAAGCGGCCGCGATCGACCTCATCACGCAATTCCGCGATCTCGGCGCGCAGGTCCATCTGGATGATTTCGGCACAGGCTATTCGTCGCTGTCGCAACTCGGGCGCATACCGCTCGACGTAATCAAGCTGGACCGCAGCTTCGTGAGTTCGATCAACGCGGACCGGAAATCTCAGGCGCTGGTGCGATCGATGGTAGCCGTCGCGCAGGCACTGCAACTGAAGGTGGTGGCGGAAGGGATCGAGACGGAATCGGAAGAGCTGTTCATGAAGGGGCTGGGCGTCGAATACGTGCAGGGCTATCTGTACGGTAAGCCGATGCCTGCAGCCGATTTCGAGCGCTGGCTGCATGACAGGCAGAAGATCCGCTTGATCGCCTGA
- a CDS encoding DEAD/DEAH box helicase, whose translation MTSASSAALGLADPLADFHPAVAGWFQKTFAAPTDAQVAAWPLIRKGRHTLVAAPTGSGKTLTAFLAALDELVRDGLAHGGALPDETLVVYVSPLKALSNDIRVNLQMPLEGIASELAARGLPVPEIRTAVRTGDTTQQERAALKKRAPHILVTTPESLYVLLGSASGRKMLATVRTVIVDEIHAMAGGKRGSHLALSLERLDALCGRCLPRIGLSATQKPIEAVARFLVGGASIESDEPADCAIVDVGHVRERDLALEIPPVPLEAVMSNEAWELVYNRLAELVALHRTTLVFVNTRRMAERVARHLTERLGKDAVAAHHGSLAKEHRLDAEQRLKRGELRVLIATASLELGIDIGDVDLVCQMGSPRAIAPFLQRVGRSGHHVGGMPKGRLFPASRDDLIECAALLDCVRRGELDLLHIPRAPLDVLAQQIVAEVCNAEWSEDALFERFRHAAPYAALEREQYDAVLRMLAEGYTSRHGPRAAYVHRDAVNGTLRGRRGAQLYAVTSGGTIPENADYAVILEPQGLNIGTVNEDFAVESLAGDVFQLGNASYRIMRIESGRVRVEDAQGQPPNIPFWLGEAPGRSDELSAGVARLRSEIERRLAVAKTTSLIASDTDTFDDSHGGIAAVAEQPATVALDLEPAIAWLVEQTHLPEAAARQIVEYLARARQTLGALPTQDTLVMERFFDESGGTQLVIHTPFGSRVNRAWGLALRKRFCRTFNFELQAAATEDAIVLSLTGAHSFALDDVWRYLRSATAEHVLIQALLDAPLFGVRWRWNATTALALPRYTGGRKTPPPLQRMRSDDLLATVFPDQAACLENIAGERELPSHPLVDQTLDDCLHEAMDTDAWLALLRRIESGQIALVSRDLPAPSPLAAEILTAKPYAFLDDAPIEERRTQAVLNRRYTSGPESADDLGALDADAIASVGEEAWPQARNTDEMHEALTGLACITEAEAQRNEAWPAWLVELAKTGHAARMQIAQHDALWLPAERLTCLHAIYPRAEVEPALRVPKGFDDAWTEDDALVDVVRARLTGFGPLPLASIARALALPASTVAQALTRLEAEGYVMRGRFTPGATDEEWCERHLLARIHRYTVRRLRREIEPVERHDFMRFLFAWQRLTPDTRGEGRDALAAVLDQLEGFQAAASAWEEDILPARLKDYSITSLDELCRSGKIVWTRLTDRARGASGPVRSTPIVLLPRRALPVWTALLDTSKQPELSPKAQLVFDALTQHGAMFFDELSGDVRLLRVELENALGELVAAGLVNSDSFAGLRALLKPVAKRNASYFPSRRPRGAGALIGGMDDAGRWALLRRRPVGAVSEEPAPSSSRRSSTYAPEVIEHVAMALLRRYGVVFWRLLEREAEWLPPWRDLLRVYQRLEARGQVRGGRFVNGLAGEQFALPEAIPLLREVRRHANDGAFVCVAGTDPLNLVGTLLAGGKVPAVVGNRVLYRDGVAVASLVAGEFNLPDDADGQTKQLMRMRLARRY comes from the coding sequence ATGACTTCCGCCTCTTCCGCCGCTCTCGGGCTGGCCGACCCCCTGGCCGATTTCCATCCGGCCGTCGCGGGCTGGTTCCAGAAGACCTTTGCCGCGCCCACGGACGCGCAGGTCGCCGCATGGCCGTTGATCCGCAAAGGCCGGCACACGCTCGTCGCCGCGCCGACAGGTTCGGGCAAGACGCTGACCGCGTTTCTCGCCGCGCTGGACGAACTCGTGCGCGACGGCCTCGCGCACGGCGGCGCATTGCCGGACGAGACGCTGGTGGTCTACGTGTCGCCGCTCAAGGCGCTGTCGAACGATATCCGCGTCAATCTGCAGATGCCGCTCGAAGGCATCGCGAGCGAACTCGCCGCACGCGGGTTGCCCGTGCCCGAGATTCGCACCGCCGTGCGCACGGGCGACACGACGCAGCAGGAACGCGCCGCGCTGAAGAAGCGCGCGCCGCACATTCTCGTCACGACGCCCGAATCGCTGTACGTGCTGCTCGGCTCGGCGTCGGGCCGCAAGATGCTCGCGACGGTCCGCACGGTGATCGTCGACGAAATTCACGCGATGGCGGGCGGCAAGCGCGGCAGCCATCTCGCGCTGTCGCTCGAACGGCTCGACGCGCTGTGCGGCCGGTGCCTGCCGCGCATCGGCTTGTCGGCGACGCAAAAGCCGATCGAAGCCGTCGCGCGCTTTCTGGTCGGCGGCGCGAGCATTGAAAGCGATGAGCCCGCCGACTGCGCGATCGTCGATGTCGGCCATGTGCGCGAGCGCGATCTCGCGCTGGAGATTCCGCCCGTGCCGCTCGAAGCGGTGATGTCGAACGAAGCCTGGGAGCTCGTCTACAACCGGCTCGCCGAACTGGTCGCGCTACATCGCACCACGCTCGTGTTCGTCAACACGCGGCGCATGGCCGAGCGCGTCGCGCGGCATCTGACCGAGCGTCTCGGCAAGGACGCCGTCGCCGCGCATCACGGCAGCCTCGCGAAGGAACATCGCCTCGACGCGGAGCAGCGTTTGAAGCGCGGCGAACTGCGCGTGCTGATCGCAACGGCATCGTTGGAGTTGGGCATCGATATCGGCGACGTCGATCTGGTCTGCCAGATGGGCTCGCCGCGCGCGATCGCGCCATTCCTGCAACGCGTCGGGCGTTCGGGCCACCATGTGGGCGGCATGCCGAAGGGACGGCTGTTCCCTGCTTCGCGCGACGATCTGATCGAATGCGCGGCGTTGCTCGATTGCGTGCGGCGCGGTGAACTCGATCTGCTACACATTCCGCGCGCACCGCTCGACGTGCTCGCGCAGCAGATCGTCGCCGAGGTCTGCAACGCCGAATGGAGCGAGGACGCGCTGTTCGAACGCTTCCGCCACGCCGCGCCGTATGCTGCGCTCGAACGCGAGCAATACGACGCCGTGTTGCGCATGCTCGCCGAGGGCTACACGAGCCGTCACGGTCCGCGCGCTGCGTACGTGCATCGCGACGCCGTCAACGGCACATTGCGCGGACGGCGCGGCGCGCAGTTGTACGCGGTCACGTCGGGCGGTACGATTCCGGAGAACGCCGATTACGCGGTCATACTCGAACCGCAAGGGCTCAACATCGGCACGGTTAACGAAGACTTCGCCGTCGAAAGCCTCGCTGGCGATGTATTCCAGCTCGGCAATGCGTCATACCGGATCATGCGTATCGAAAGCGGCCGCGTGCGCGTCGAGGATGCGCAAGGCCAGCCGCCGAACATTCCGTTCTGGCTCGGCGAGGCGCCCGGGCGCAGCGACGAATTGTCGGCGGGCGTCGCGCGGCTGCGCTCGGAGATCGAGCGGCGGCTCGCCGTCGCGAAGACCACTTCACTCATTGCTTCGGATACCGATACATTTGACGATTCGCACGGCGGCATCGCAGCCGTCGCCGAACAACCGGCTACGGTTGCGCTCGATCTCGAACCCGCCATCGCGTGGCTCGTTGAACAGACTCATCTGCCTGAAGCGGCGGCACGCCAGATCGTCGAATATCTGGCGCGCGCCCGCCAGACGCTCGGCGCGCTGCCCACGCAAGACACGCTCGTGATGGAGCGTTTTTTCGATGAATCGGGCGGCACGCAGCTTGTCATTCATACGCCCTTCGGCAGCCGCGTCAATCGCGCGTGGGGCCTCGCGTTGCGCAAGCGCTTTTGCCGTACGTTCAATTTCGAGTTGCAGGCGGCCGCGACGGAAGACGCGATCGTGCTGTCGCTGACGGGCGCACACAGCTTCGCGCTCGATGACGTGTGGCGCTATCTGCGCTCGGCGACAGCCGAGCATGTACTGATCCAGGCGCTGCTCGACGCGCCGCTGTTCGGCGTGCGCTGGCGCTGGAACGCGACCACGGCGCTTGCATTGCCGCGCTACACGGGCGGACGCAAGACGCCGCCGCCGTTGCAGCGCATGCGCAGCGACGATCTGCTCGCGACCGTGTTTCCCGATCAGGCCGCGTGCCTCGAAAACATCGCCGGCGAGCGCGAGTTGCCGAGTCATCCCCTCGTCGATCAGACACTGGACGACTGCCTGCACGAAGCGATGGATACGGATGCGTGGCTCGCGTTGCTGCGCCGGATCGAAAGCGGGCAGATCGCGCTTGTGAGCCGCGACCTGCCCGCGCCATCGCCGCTCGCTGCGGAAATCCTCACGGCGAAACCGTACGCGTTTCTCGACGATGCACCGATCGAAGAGCGCCGCACGCAGGCCGTGCTGAATCGCCGATACACGAGCGGCCCCGAATCCGCCGACGATCTCGGCGCGCTCGATGCCGACGCGATTGCGAGTGTCGGTGAAGAAGCGTGGCCGCAAGCGCGCAACACGGACGAGATGCACGAAGCGCTGACGGGCCTTGCGTGCATCACGGAAGCCGAGGCGCAGCGCAACGAAGCCTGGCCCGCATGGCTCGTGGAACTCGCTAAAACAGGCCACGCCGCGCGAATGCAGATCGCGCAACACGACGCGTTGTGGCTGCCCGCCGAGCGCCTGACGTGCCTGCATGCGATTTATCCGCGGGCTGAAGTCGAACCGGCGCTGCGCGTGCCGAAGGGTTTCGACGATGCCTGGACGGAAGACGACGCGCTCGTCGACGTGGTGCGCGCGCGGCTGACGGGATTTGGGCCGCTGCCGCTTGCGTCGATCGCACGTGCGCTGGCGCTGCCCGCTTCGACCGTCGCGCAGGCGCTCACGCGGCTCGAAGCGGAAGGTTATGTGATGCGCGGCCGCTTCACGCCGGGCGCCACGGATGAAGAATGGTGCGAGCGGCATCTGCTCGCGCGCATCCATCGCTACACGGTGCGGCGCTTGCGGCGCGAGATCGAGCCCGTCGAGCGGCACGACTTCATGCGCTTCCTGTTCGCGTGGCAGCGCCTGACGCCCGATACGCGTGGCGAAGGGCGCGACGCGCTCGCCGCCGTGCTCGATCAGCTCGAAGGTTTTCAGGCGGCCGCGAGCGCATGGGAAGAAGACATTTTGCCCGCGCGGCTGAAGGACTACTCGATCACATCGCTCGACGAGCTGTGCCGTTCCGGCAAGATCGTCTGGACCCGGCTCACGGATCGCGCGCGCGGCGCCAGCGGCCCGGTGCGCAGCACGCCCATCGTGCTGTTGCCGCGCCGCGCGCTGCCCGTGTGGACCGCGCTGCTGGATACGTCGAAACAGCCGGAGCTGTCGCCGAAAGCGCAACTCGTGTTCGATGCGCTGACGCAGCATGGCGCGATGTTCTTCGACGAGCTATCGGGCGACGTTCGTCTGCTGCGTGTCGAACTCGAAAACGCGCTCGGCGAACTGGTCGCGGCGGGGCTCGTCAATTCGGATAGTTTCGCGGGACTGCGCGCGCTGCTGAAACCTGTCGCGAAGCGCAACGCGTCGTACTTTCCGAGCCGGCGTCCGCGCGGCGCAGGCGCGTTAATCGGCGGAATGGACGATGCGGGGCGTTGGGCGCTGTTGCGTCGTCGGCCTGTCGGCGCTGTGTCCGAAGAACCCGCGCCCTCTTCTTCGCGACGTTCTTCGACGTACGCGCCCGAAGTGATCGAGCATGTCGCGATGGCGTTGTTGCGGCGCTATGGTGTCGTGTTCTGGCGGCTGCTGGAGCGCGAAGCTGAGTGGCTGCCGCCGTGGCGCGATCTGCTGCGTGTGTATCAACGGCTCGAAGCGCGCGGCCAGGTGCGGGGTGGACGCTTCGTCAATGGTCTCGCGGGCGAGCAGTTCGCGCTGCCCGAAGCGATTCCGCTGTTGCGTGAGGTGCGACGTCATGCGAACGATGGTGCGTTTGTGTGCGTTGCGGGCACTGATCCGCTGAATCTGGTCGGGACGTTGCTGGCGGGTGGCAAGGTGCCTGCTGTTGTGGGTAATCGCGTGTTGTATCGTGATGGTGTGGCTGTTGCGTCGCTCGTCGCGGGCGAGTTCAATTTGCCCGATGATGCCGATGGCCAGACGAAGCAGTTGATGCGGATGCGGCTCGCGCGGCGATATTGA